CAGCAAGCGCTCACCATGGTGTAGCCACTGTAGCGAATCTTGACGGCCTCCCCAGTTGGCGGTGCCCTGCATTTACGTCGTGAGCTTGAGGATCGTAGGCACTGCTGTCCCCACCGTGCGATCGCATGCACACCCCAAGCCGCCAGTAGCTTCTCTAGGCTGCACTAGGGGCAGTAGGCGCTCGCCAGCAATTGGGGATTTTGCTCCACTGCATGACCGCCGTGGGCCACTGCAACAGCCAGGGCTCGATGATCTGGCAGGGCCTGCTGCTGCACTGCCTGCCTCAACCTCCTCGCCTGATGATCGAGTTGGCTACGCAGCCGTTCATATTCCTGGCGGAATGGGGACGGCAGGGGCTGCTCCTCCTGTCTAGGTCCGCCTAATTCCCGCAGCAGCGTGGCCATGGGCACCTGCAAAGCTTGGCTCACCTGCACCAGATTATGCACCCGCAACCGCGTGATCTGTGACCCGCCGTATCTGGCGCACCGCCCACTCCGAGACCTCTGCCTGGCGGCAAAGGGCACGGAAACTGGGAATTCTCAGCCTCAGCCATCAACCGCCGTAGGGCTGGAGTGTAGTCAGGCTGGAGAAGACTCATGGCATTTAGGCCAGATGTAAATGCAACACGGAGCGGGGAGCCCGACGCACACGGCAGCAAATCGTCTGGTGGCCGAGACGACGGCAGGCTTCGTAGCGATGGCACCCCGAGAATCCATAATATCGTCCCTCCACCTCCAAGACATCAATGGGGTCCTGTAGCCCCTGCTCCTGAATCGAGGCCATCAAAGTCGCAACTTTCTCGGGGTCAGTCTGACGATAGAGGGGACGATGAATTTGGTCAATGGGGATATCGGCAATGCGCATCTTGGCTAAGTAGAGAGGTGGGTGGGTGGTGGGGAGGACCGAGGGCGGAGGGCGGAGGGCGGAGATGGAGTGATGAAGTGATGGGGTGATGGGGTGATGGAGTGATGGGGTGATGGGGTGATGGAGTGAATGGGGGATGGGAATGGGTTTGAGTTTTGGGTTTTGAGTTTTGAGTTTTGAATCCCCGCCTTGCTCCTGTGGAGCCGCTTTGCGAACGCGAGGACAAGCTTTGAATTTTGGTTTGATTCCTGCCCAACGGTGGATGGGGAAAGAGGGTAGGGGCGTGGTTGCCGCGCCCAATGCAGAAAAGTCTTCAATTCAAAATTCAAAATTCAAAATTTATTGCTACCTTGCCAATGCGACGCGATCAATAACGACCAATCGATAACCCCTTCCGCAGGTCCAGGCAGTAGTTCGACTTCGTTGCTCCTGCGGAGCCGCTTTGCGAACACTACAAGCGGTTTGCCCTGGTCGTAGGAGTCCGGGGAAGCGACATTCCCCCGGCGAGCACCCTGAGCTGCACAATAAGTGTGGCCTTATCGTGATCCACCGCCACTGAGCAATACACCCTACACGGGATTTCGGGGCGGTAAGCAGGATGTGGGAGCGTGGTTTCCGCTCCACTCGTCCACTCGCCTACCCTTCCATTGATCATACTCATAACGAATATGACTTGGCAAGATCAGGGCATTCCGAAAGGGGTCTAAACTCGCTACAATGCGGCTATCCGAGTCGATGACTGCAGACCATGGTGATCTCAGCGGAAACAGGCCTGAGATCAGGCGCCATTGCCAGGCCTCTGGGGCTGGCGAGGTCGTTCCCGATGGTCCCGGATGGTGCCGTTGGTGGCGGGCCTGGTGGTGGGCATGATAGCTCCTCTAAAGGCTGAGCCCTTGAATCCGGAACTGCAGGTGGGGGTGGTGCAGCGATTTGGCGAGGATGACGATGTCACCCTTCGGTTGGAATCCTTTGCTGGAGCTCCTCTGACGGTATCCTTTCAGACGGGGGAGGAGCCTCAGCAGATCACCACCCCCCAAGTATTGCTAGAGGTGCAACCACGGCCCTTACCCCAGCGTGAATTGCAGGAGCGGGTGGTGCTCAGCACCCATCGCAGCTTCGAGAGTGCCGAAGACAGTGCTCAGGCGTGGCAGCAACGGGGTATTGCCACTGAAATTGCCCAACCCGATACTTGGCAGGTGTGGGCCCAGCGAGAGACGTATCACACGCCACTGTTACGGCGATTGCTGCTGCAGAACTTGCAGAGCCAGGGATTTACGGAGGTGTTTCTAGATAGCCAGGTGCTGGGACAGGAGCCCCAGGCGGTGTTTATCGCCAATGGCTATCGCTATCATCGCTCGCGTCTAGAGGTGACGGCGGCCAACCAACGCATTCGGGTCGTGCGGCTCTTGGGCGGAGATCCCCAGCGGACGCGGCTCTATGGCGGTAAGCTGCGGCTGCAACCCAATGCCTATGGCACCTATACCCTGGTGAATCAGGTGCCGATTGAGACTTACTTGCGCGGGGTGGTGCCCCATGAGATTGGCTTGGGGGCTCCTGCGGCTACCATTGCCGCTCAAGCAATTCTGGCTCGCACCTATGCCCTGCGCAATCTGCGTCGCTTTACCATCGATGACTATCAGCTGTGTGCCGATACCCATTGCCAGGTCTATTGGGGCTTAGGAGGAGCGGCACCTGTCACCGATAAGGCCATCGCCGCCACTAAAGGCATGGTGCTGACCTACCAGGGAGAATTGGTGGATGCCCTCTATTCCTCGACTTCAGGAGGTGTCACGGCTCCCTTTAGCCATGTCTGGAATGGCCCCGATCGCCCTTACTTGAAGGCGGTGGTGGATTCGGTGCAGGGCGTCTGGGATTTGGAGCAAACGCCCCTGAATACCGAAGCGGCAGTGCGGCGGTTTCTGGACCTCGAGACTGGGTTTAATGAAGCGCGCTGGGATACCTTTCGCTGGCAACGCCAGAGTGACTTGGCTGAGATTACCCAGGATGTCAGGGCCTATGTGCGATCGCAACAACATCCCCTAGCCGACTTCACTGAAATCACCAGCCTACAGGTGAGCCAGCGAGCTGCCTCAGGGCGGGTACAGACCCTAGTGATGCAGACGGATCTGGGCGAAATCACCTTAGTCAAAGATGAAATCATCCGGGTCCTGTCGGCACCGCGGAGCTTGCTGTTTTATCTGGACCCGATCTACGAAGAGACAACAGCGGCGGCAGAGGCCCCTAGTCAAGCAGCAGAGGCCAGCCCCTCCTCCCCCCTACAGGGCTACCGATTTGTTGGCGGGGGCTTCGGCCACGGTGTGGGCATGAGCCAAACCGGGGCCTATCGCCTTGGCGCTCTGGGCTGGTCCAGCGAACAAATTCTGCAGTTCTACTATCCC
This portion of the Halomicronema hongdechloris C2206 genome encodes:
- a CDS encoding ParB N-terminal domain-containing protein — its product is MRIADIPIDQIHRPLYRQTDPEKVATLMASIQEQGLQDPIDVLEVEGRYYGFSGCHRYEACRRLGHQTICCRVRRAPRSVLHLHLA
- a CDS encoding SpoIID/LytB domain-containing protein, translating into MIAPLKAEPLNPELQVGVVQRFGEDDDVTLRLESFAGAPLTVSFQTGEEPQQITTPQVLLEVQPRPLPQRELQERVVLSTHRSFESAEDSAQAWQQRGIATEIAQPDTWQVWAQRETYHTPLLRRLLLQNLQSQGFTEVFLDSQVLGQEPQAVFIANGYRYHRSRLEVTAANQRIRVVRLLGGDPQRTRLYGGKLRLQPNAYGTYTLVNQVPIETYLRGVVPHEIGLGAPAATIAAQAILARTYALRNLRRFTIDDYQLCADTHCQVYWGLGGAAPVTDKAIAATKGMVLTYQGELVDALYSSTSGGVTAPFSHVWNGPDRPYLKAVVDSVQGVWDLEQTPLNTEAAVRRFLDLETGFNEARWDTFRWQRQSDLAEITQDVRAYVRSQQHPLADFTEITSLQVSQRAASGRVQTLVMQTDLGEITLVKDEIIRVLSAPRSLLFYLDPIYEETTAAAEAPSQAAEASPSSPLQGYRFVGGGFGHGVGMSQTGAYRLGALGWSSEQILQFYYPGTTLEPIHDDLVFWRPSTDADQGDQVESDPDAAAKSMASPSP